One Methanolobus sp. WCC4 DNA segment encodes these proteins:
- a CDS encoding methanogenesis marker 9 domain-containing protein → MSDDLFNIKVGDVSFRNPIALAPMGGVTDSSFANEKAKDAGLVILGGYNLDEATQKAASEIVARGREEFESDEPLKLIESEIKAVNDGPVVAVNVRSTTVEPLIEAAKVVREAGAILEIDAHCRQKEMTDIGTGQALLTDLTKLCDWIKQIKETGVTLSVKVRANVVDDIEMVQQIESAGADILHLDAMKEGAGADLKLIKDVRDSTRMFLICNNSVTDFETAKDMFSRGAEMVSVARGVLENEGLITSLVNMISTQQRDVGWYNAPKHVCRGEGDLRGLAFCCLPVKPCPVHNVIDKLGYSAQEFADIKMEFVKGTMLEYGDSTCFGSLAWCCKISKPCYLRDGVLETLGVSDAEYMNLKKELADYILDHAKKPVNAKK, encoded by the coding sequence GTGTCAGATGATCTTTTTAATATCAAGGTAGGAGATGTCTCTTTCAGGAATCCCATTGCACTTGCTCCAATGGGCGGAGTGACCGATAGTAGCTTTGCTAACGAGAAAGCAAAGGATGCAGGACTTGTGATACTCGGAGGATATAACCTCGACGAAGCAACACAGAAAGCCGCATCTGAGATAGTTGCAAGGGGCAGGGAAGAGTTCGAGTCCGATGAACCATTGAAACTTATCGAAAGCGAGATAAAGGCTGTCAACGACGGACCTGTCGTAGCTGTCAATGTCAGGAGCACAACGGTGGAACCGCTCATCGAAGCTGCAAAGGTCGTCAGGGAAGCAGGTGCTATCCTTGAGATAGATGCACATTGCAGACAGAAGGAAATGACAGATATCGGTACAGGACAGGCATTGCTAACCGACCTTACAAAGCTCTGTGACTGGATAAAACAGATAAAGGAAACAGGAGTCACGCTCTCTGTGAAAGTACGTGCCAATGTCGTCGATGATATCGAGATGGTGCAGCAAATTGAAAGTGCTGGTGCGGACATACTTCACCTTGACGCCATGAAGGAAGGTGCAGGTGCAGACCTTAAGCTCATAAAGGATGTTCGTGACTCCACAAGGATGTTCCTCATCTGCAACAACTCCGTGACTGACTTTGAGACTGCAAAGGACATGTTCTCAAGGGGTGCTGAAATGGTCTCCGTTGCAAGAGGAGTTCTTGAAAATGAAGGACTTATCACCAGTCTTGTGAATATGATATCAACACAGCAAAGGGATGTTGGATGGTATAATGCTCCAAAGCATGTGTGCAGAGGAGAAGGTGACCTCAGGGGACTTGCTTTCTGCTGCCTGCCTGTAAAACCATGTCCTGTACATAATGTGATCGATAAGCTTGGATACAGCGCTCAGGAATTTGCTGACATCAAGATGGAATTTGTAAAGGGAACCATGCTTGAATACGGCGATAGCACATGTTTCGGAAGCCTTGCATGGTGCTGCAAGATATCAAAGCCATGTTATCTCAGGGACGGGGTACTGGAGACACTCGGAGTATCAGATGCCGAGTATATGAACCTCAAGAAGGAACTTGCAGACTACATTCTGGACCATGCTAAAAAGCCGGTCAACGCTAAAAAATAG
- the hflX gene encoding GTPase HflX, with product MMRAILVKRNDPRSEDAKNELQMKELRELAGAAGYGIIAELTQTRHPDRKYHLGRGKVEELAQMVAELRPDKVIFHNPLTTMQIYNISEICRCETIDKFQLILEIFATRATTHRSKLQVELARLEYELPRARAVISLLKKDERPGFMGLGGYEDSYAQDVKNRMIRIRKELETIQKDNESLRAHRHSRGFSLVALAGYTNAGKSTLFNSLVEETVESKDMLFTTLLPTTRSLNVQGRDVLLTDTVGFIEDLPHWMVDAFRSTLDEIFLADVVLLVVDSSEPLDLIRKKLLVCHETMWDQLQDVGIVTVFNKKDMISEEELQERMSGLGYLAPNPVAVSARSHLGFDELKAGIHDLLPEWERITLSFPMSEEGMSLVAWIFDEGIVHSVNYEEGISIDFEARDEIINKARSAVKTLF from the coding sequence ATAATGCGTGCGATTCTGGTAAAGAGGAATGACCCGAGGTCTGAGGACGCTAAGAACGAACTTCAGATGAAAGAGCTCAGAGAACTTGCCGGAGCTGCAGGTTATGGGATCATCGCCGAGCTGACACAGACCAGACATCCTGACAGGAAATACCATCTTGGCAGGGGTAAGGTTGAGGAACTGGCACAGATGGTGGCAGAACTCAGACCGGATAAGGTCATATTCCATAATCCTCTCACAACCATGCAGATCTATAACATCTCGGAGATCTGCCGTTGCGAGACCATAGACAAGTTCCAGTTGATCCTTGAGATATTCGCCACAAGGGCAACCACACACCGTTCAAAACTGCAGGTGGAACTTGCAAGGCTCGAGTATGAGCTTCCACGTGCAAGGGCTGTCATATCCCTGCTAAAGAAGGACGAAAGACCGGGTTTTATGGGACTTGGTGGATATGAGGACTCCTATGCGCAGGATGTCAAGAACCGGATGATCCGTATCAGGAAAGAACTTGAGACTATACAGAAGGACAATGAGTCCCTAAGGGCTCACAGGCATTCCCGGGGTTTCTCCCTTGTTGCACTTGCAGGATATACAAATGCGGGAAAAAGTACCCTTTTCAATTCACTTGTGGAAGAGACCGTGGAATCAAAGGATATGCTTTTCACGACATTGCTCCCGACCACCCGTTCACTGAATGTACAGGGACGTGATGTCCTCCTCACGGATACCGTAGGTTTCATAGAGGACCTTCCTCACTGGATGGTGGATGCTTTCAGGTCTACCCTTGATGAGATCTTCCTCGCAGATGTAGTCCTCCTTGTTGTGGATTCATCAGAGCCACTTGATCTGATACGCAAGAAACTTCTCGTATGTCATGAGACAATGTGGGACCAGTTGCAGGATGTCGGTATTGTGACCGTTTTCAATAAAAAGGATATGATATCCGAAGAGGAACTTCAGGAACGTATGTCAGGTCTTGGTTATCTGGCACCGAACCCTGTAGCCGTATCAGCGAGGTCACATCTGGGTTTCGATGAACTAAAGGCCGGTATTCATGACCTGCTTCCTGAGTGGGAACGCATCACCCTCTCATTCCCTATGTCAGAAGAGGGTATGTCCCTCGTGGCGTGGATATTTGATGAAGGTATCGTCCACAGTGTCAATTATGAAGAAGGCATATCAATAGACTTTGAAGCCAGGGATGAGATTATAAACAAAGCCCGGTCAGCTGTGAAAACATTATTCTGA
- a CDS encoding Glu/Leu/Phe/Val dehydrogenase: MVITNNIERIHFDSMNTCNLCMMELENVYETLVLSQEEIDLLDMPKRSFTVHFPVRMDSGETKMFIGHRVQYNDARGPTKGGIRYHPRIELEGLKNLAFLMAIKCALVNIPFGGAKGGIIVDTKKISRGELERITRAYIREISDIMGPFKDIPAPDAYTDENVMVWILDEFERIKGRHVPAIVTGKPIELGGSQVRNISTALGGVYVLEEALQTIEHDIDSPCVAIQGFGNVGKNAAKILHEKGYRICAISDSSGGISNVNGIDIPKLIEHKRRTGSVLDFPDTTQITNEELLVSDCDILIPAALSKQIDKDNSADIKAKIVLELANAPTTLEASRFLTDMDVLVIPDILANAGGVVVSYFEWIQNLNQDYWKEEKVLERLKYTMTTAFANTHRICTDEKCSMRKAALQFAIRSILHAERLRGNL; encoded by the coding sequence ATGGTGATAACGAACAATATCGAGAGAATTCATTTTGACAGCATGAATACATGCAACCTGTGCATGATGGAATTGGAGAATGTCTACGAGACACTTGTCCTTTCACAGGAAGAGATCGATCTGCTCGACATGCCGAAGCGTTCATTCACAGTTCATTTCCCGGTTCGTATGGATTCGGGAGAAACAAAGATGTTCATTGGTCACCGGGTCCAGTACAATGATGCCCGTGGACCTACAAAAGGAGGGATCAGATATCATCCCAGAATTGAACTGGAAGGTCTTAAGAACCTGGCTTTTCTGATGGCTATCAAATGTGCCCTTGTGAACATACCCTTTGGAGGAGCAAAGGGCGGTATCATCGTTGATACGAAAAAGATAAGCAGGGGAGAACTTGAACGCATAACAAGAGCCTATATCCGTGAGATATCGGACATCATGGGACCTTTTAAGGATATACCTGCGCCGGATGCCTACACCGATGAGAATGTCATGGTCTGGATACTGGATGAGTTCGAAAGGATAAAAGGCAGGCATGTTCCCGCAATAGTCACCGGTAAACCGATCGAACTGGGTGGCAGTCAGGTAAGGAACATCTCCACGGCACTTGGGGGGGTCTATGTGCTTGAAGAAGCCCTGCAGACCATTGAACATGATATAGATTCACCCTGTGTGGCCATTCAGGGATTCGGAAATGTTGGAAAGAATGCTGCAAAGATCCTTCATGAAAAAGGATACCGCATATGCGCCATCAGTGATTCCAGTGGCGGTATCAGTAATGTGAACGGCATTGACATTCCAAAGCTCATCGAGCACAAAAGACGTACCGGTTCTGTACTTGACTTCCCCGATACGACGCAAATAACCAACGAGGAACTCCTGGTCTCTGATTGTGACATCCTTATACCTGCCGCACTCTCAAAACAGATAGATAAAGATAATTCAGCAGATATTAAGGCAAAGATAGTATTGGAACTTGCAAACGCACCTACCACCCTTGAGGCAAGCAGATTCCTGACAGATATGGATGTCCTGGTCATACCTGACATCCTGGCAAATGCAGGTGGAGTTGTGGTGAGTTATTTCGAATGGATCCAGAACCTTAACCAGGATTACTGGAAAGAGGAAAAGGTGCTGGAAAGGCTCAAATATACAATGACCACTGCCTTTGCAAATACCCATAGGATCTGTACGGATGAGAAATGCAGCATGAGAAAGGCTGCTCTGCAATTCGCCATCAGGAGCATACTACATGCTGAGAGGTTGAGAGGGAATCTGTAA
- a CDS encoding DUF2209 domain-containing protein: protein MFDIIAVDISGRHRVNDEYLMVCAAVAASVTADHVEKVNQIAIRSFKSRSAPDVQDVVRMVEDTVSELKFDGTIVTEAGDFYNKPQWLIDSMFSHELKYQESLSERRCIEIAHHVSLSSRKLLLKELGIQ from the coding sequence ATGTTCGATATCATAGCAGTTGATATTTCTGGCCGGCACAGGGTAAATGATGAATACCTGATGGTATGCGCTGCTGTGGCTGCTTCTGTCACTGCGGACCATGTGGAGAAGGTCAACCAGATAGCTATAAGGTCATTCAAAAGCAGATCGGCTCCGGATGTCCAGGATGTTGTCAGGATGGTGGAGGATACTGTTTCCGAGCTGAAGTTCGATGGTACCATTGTCACGGAGGCAGGTGATTTCTACAATAAGCCCCAATGGTTAATTGATAGTATGTTCTCCCATGAACTCAAATATCAGGAATCACTGAGTGAGAGAAGATGTATCGAGATAGCTCATCATGTGTCGCTTAGCTCAAGGAAGCTACTTCTCAAAGAGCTGGGTATCCAGTGA
- a CDS encoding branched-chain amino acid transporter permease: MTSENLLPVILIAATITAFTRALPFLFFRERKQPQFLKVIERDFPPMIMVLLVIYCLKDITWEIAPYGLPEILCILIVAILHIWKGNALLSIFTGTITYMYLIQSGILAGIFP, from the coding sequence ATGACATCTGAGAATCTACTTCCGGTTATCCTGATCGCTGCAACCATCACTGCCTTTACAAGAGCATTGCCTTTTCTGTTCTTCAGGGAAAGAAAGCAACCTCAATTCCTGAAAGTGATAGAAAGGGATTTCCCACCTATGATAATGGTGTTGCTTGTGATATATTGCCTGAAAGATATTACATGGGAGATAGCACCTTACGGGCTGCCTGAGATCCTTTGTATCCTGATAGTCGCAATACTACATATCTGGAAAGGGAACGCCCTGCTAAGCATTTTCACCGGGACGATCACCTACATGTATCTTATACAATCTGGTATCCTTGCAGGTATTTTCCCATAG
- a CDS encoding TMEM165/GDT1 family protein yields MISDILIPFLLVGLAELGDKTQLAVLVLSTKTRKYSALLAGVMLAFIITDGLAILLGNLIANRIPMDYVRIGAGILFIIFGLTTLLNREEDDDDGSYELKSPFISGFGLILVSEMGDKTQLASALFATQYEPIFVFIGVILALFLLSSMAVYVGKALMERMNKRTISTAAGILFIVIGASFFI; encoded by the coding sequence ATGATATCTGACATCCTTATTCCTTTCCTGCTTGTAGGACTGGCCGAGCTGGGTGATAAGACCCAGCTTGCGGTACTCGTCCTTTCCACGAAGACAAGAAAATATTCAGCACTTCTTGCCGGTGTGATGCTGGCATTCATAATTACCGATGGTCTTGCGATACTTCTGGGCAATCTTATAGCCAACAGGATCCCTATGGACTATGTCCGCATTGGAGCAGGCATATTGTTCATTATTTTCGGTCTGACAACTCTGCTGAACAGGGAAGAGGATGACGATGACGGTTCATATGAACTTAAAAGTCCGTTCATTTCAGGTTTTGGCCTTATTCTTGTGTCTGAGATGGGTGACAAGACCCAGCTTGCATCAGCGCTCTTTGCCACGCAGTATGAACCGATATTCGTATTCATAGGTGTGATATTGGCATTGTTCCTTCTCTCCTCCATGGCTGTATATGTTGGAAAGGCTCTCATGGAAAGGATGAACAAAAGGACCATCTCAACTGCTGCAGGTATACTGTTCATCGTTATCGGTGCTTCGTTCTTCATTTGA
- a CDS encoding MBL fold metallo-hydrolase — translation MVGSTSVIPVPLKMTTAFLVKGEGIILVDSGFPESEDTIIGKLDELDIAPEEVSLIVLTHAHPDHAGSASALRERTGAKVLIHRLDADKLRNGTQGELNSIRFVGRIMKPFFEREKMNKFPPVEPDIIIGSTFDLSDYGIKGEVIHTPGHTPGSVSVILENGDAIVGDLIVPSLLSNKPNFPFWADDRSALKKSIQKVVSYRPERVYIAHFGGPYSSSELKAKFRV, via the coding sequence ATGGTCGGATCAACATCTGTCATTCCAGTACCGCTGAAAATGACTACTGCTTTCCTCGTGAAAGGGGAAGGGATCATTTTGGTAGATTCAGGTTTTCCGGAAAGCGAGGATACAATTATTGGAAAACTTGATGAGTTGGACATTGCGCCTGAAGAAGTTAGTCTCATTGTTCTGACACATGCTCATCCCGACCATGCAGGAAGTGCTTCTGCCTTGCGTGAAAGAACAGGTGCAAAGGTTCTGATACACCGTCTTGATGCAGATAAACTACGTAATGGAACACAGGGAGAATTGAATTCGATAAGGTTTGTTGGAAGAATAATGAAACCGTTCTTTGAACGAGAGAAAATGAATAAATTCCCCCCAGTTGAACCCGATATCATCATTGGCAGTACTTTTGATCTTAGTGATTATGGAATAAAAGGGGAAGTTATCCACACACCTGGCCATACACCCGGTTCGGTTTCCGTCATTCTCGAGAATGGTGATGCTATCGTAGGTGATCTGATAGTTCCGTCGTTACTTTCGAATAAACCGAATTTCCCATTCTGGGCCGATGACCGAAGTGCGCTAAAGAAGAGCATCCAGAAAGTTGTGAGCTATAGACCTGAAAGGGTCTATATTGCACATTTCGGGGGACCTTATAGTTCATCAGAACTAAAAGCAAAGTTCCGTGTATAG
- a CDS encoding AzlC family ABC transporter permease: MKGLQKSIPMEGFRMTIPVMFGYIPIGIAFGLFAGQYGFHWAYSFMMGLLIYSAATQFITIALVVAGSGVTEIVLTLLFLNLRHSFFGLSLLNRFANAGKIRSYLIFALTDETYALITGAKVPTGTSASRFYACIAGLNHAYWLIGSVIGALLGQFIEMNLTGLEFALTALFVVLSIEQYRNSGTRFPFIAALTAGLLSMVFAGSQNMLLISIITGTFLLLIYDEVQKNDI; encoded by the coding sequence ATGAAAGGCCTGCAGAAAAGCATACCTATGGAAGGATTCAGGATGACCATCCCGGTTATGTTCGGATACATACCGATAGGTATAGCCTTTGGACTGTTTGCCGGTCAGTATGGTTTTCACTGGGCCTATTCCTTTATGATGGGACTGCTCATATACTCCGCTGCTACGCAGTTCATTACGATCGCGCTGGTAGTTGCAGGATCAGGTGTGACCGAGATCGTGCTTACACTGTTATTCCTGAACCTGAGACACTCATTTTTCGGACTGTCGCTTCTCAACAGGTTTGCAAATGCAGGAAAGATAAGATCATACCTGATATTTGCCCTTACGGATGAAACATACGCACTTATAACCGGGGCAAAGGTCCCCACTGGTACATCTGCATCGAGATTCTATGCCTGCATAGCAGGTCTTAACCATGCATACTGGCTCATAGGTTCAGTGATCGGCGCTTTGCTTGGCCAGTTCATTGAGATGAACCTGACCGGGCTGGAGTTTGCACTTACTGCCCTTTTTGTCGTACTGAGCATTGAGCAGTATCGCAATTCAGGGACCAGGTTCCCATTTATTGCGGCCCTGACCGCCGGCCTGCTCTCCATGGTATTTGCAGGAAGCCAGAACATGCTGCTGATCTCGATAATTACAGGAACCTTCCTTTTATTGATATATGATGAGGTGCAGAAGAATGACATCTGA
- a CDS encoding dihydromethanopterin reductase (acceptor), giving the protein MTKTIAWGITGAGHFLTSSFGIFKQIKDEYDVRVNTFLSSAAEEVVRMYGLEDELEKISCGEYLEEVFLETQQGKSWPKTGRFLLDKYDALIVTPATSNTVSKIAHGTADSLVSNAVAQAVKGGVPVYVVPVDIAGVVISELPFGIARELCQKCDPCPPRDNCPNDAITDQIDLLKCNGCGICKELCDFNAIKGGPVELKVRDIDARNVDIIKELEGITVLEKPEDISDILKDIL; this is encoded by the coding sequence ATGACAAAAACGATAGCATGGGGAATTACCGGAGCAGGACATTTCCTTACTTCCAGTTTTGGAATATTCAAACAGATAAAAGATGAATATGATGTCAGAGTGAACACTTTCCTCTCCAGTGCAGCCGAAGAGGTTGTCAGGATGTACGGTCTGGAGGATGAACTGGAAAAGATATCATGTGGTGAATATCTGGAAGAGGTCTTCCTTGAGACACAACAGGGAAAGAGCTGGCCAAAGACAGGGCGTTTCCTGCTTGACAAATATGACGCACTTATCGTGACCCCTGCCACTTCCAACACCGTATCGAAGATCGCACATGGTACTGCGGATTCACTTGTCAGCAATGCAGTTGCACAGGCAGTGAAAGGAGGAGTACCGGTCTATGTCGTACCTGTTGACATAGCAGGTGTCGTTATATCTGAACTTCCATTTGGTATCGCAAGGGAACTCTGTCAGAAATGTGACCCGTGTCCTCCGAGGGACAATTGCCCCAACGATGCGATCACAGACCAGATCGATCTGCTCAAATGTAACGGATGCGGGATATGCAAGGAACTTTGCGATTTCAATGCCATCAAGGGCGGACCTGTGGAACTGAAAGTAAGGGATATCGATGCAAGGAATGTTGATATCATCAAGGAGCTTGAAGGAATAACAGTACTTGAAAAGCCTGAGGATATATCGGATATCCTGAAGGACATCCTGTAA
- a CDS encoding PHP domain-containing protein: protein MKFDLHVHSCYSKDSNASLDDILEHAARNGLDGFAICDHDRIEGGFACSERAKELNSDLIVIPGVEVSSSKGHILVLGVRDAIEPGLSPEETIKRARQQGALVIIPHPFKITSHGIGYIEGLDADAIEVLNSRCVTNGPNNRAREAAGELGFPMVGGSDSHEAEMVGRSYTEIDADERTVEAVLDAIRKGKTAPGGGKTPVSFVVKQMFIGHLNKLGRRLGMR, encoded by the coding sequence ATGAAGTTCGATCTTCACGTCCACTCCTGTTATTCAAAGGATAGCAATGCCAGTCTTGATGACATCCTCGAACATGCTGCAAGGAACGGCCTGGACGGCTTTGCCATATGCGATCACGACAGGATAGAAGGCGGTTTCGCCTGCTCTGAAAGGGCTAAGGAGTTGAATTCAGATCTTATCGTCATTCCCGGTGTAGAGGTAAGTTCGTCAAAAGGTCATATCCTGGTCCTTGGTGTACGTGACGCAATAGAACCGGGCCTGAGCCCAGAGGAGACTATCAAAAGAGCACGCCAGCAGGGTGCTTTGGTGATCATCCCCCATCCTTTCAAGATCACATCACATGGGATAGGCTACATAGAAGGTCTGGATGCCGATGCAATAGAGGTTCTCAACTCCCGCTGCGTGACCAATGGTCCTAACAACAGGGCCAGAGAGGCAGCCGGAGAACTTGGTTTTCCCATGGTCGGTGGCAGCGATTCCCATGAGGCAGAAATGGTGGGCCGTTCATATACGGAGATAGATGCCGATGAAAGGACGGTTGAAGCAGTCCTTGATGCTATCAGAAAAGGAAAGACAGCTCCAGGGGGAGGAAAGACCCCTGTCTCATTTGTTGTCAAACAGATGTTCATAGGACACCTGAACAAACTTGGCAGACGTCTTGGAATGAGATAA
- a CDS encoding DUF447 domain-containing protein yields MLNKIDLDDLGIYEGISETIVTTTHGWTANAAPMGIIRKKDKLFLRLFKDSTTYNNVLSEKRVVANITWDPIIFVDSTFGDLDDSDFETVHCNGMSFAALKEAQCWVAFECTNTKLTSEALIAELVPVMSRVNGCILRAPNRGLFGVIEACIHATRYKLTGDEKYLRLIKAYGDIVEKCGGDEEKEAMELLYNYL; encoded by the coding sequence ATGCTCAATAAAATCGACCTTGATGATCTTGGTATCTATGAAGGCATCTCTGAGACCATCGTGACAACCACCCATGGATGGACAGCTAATGCCGCTCCCATGGGAATCATCAGGAAAAAGGACAAGCTCTTCCTGCGCCTGTTCAAGGATTCCACCACTTATAACAACGTACTATCCGAGAAGAGAGTGGTTGCAAATATCACATGGGACCCCATTATATTTGTCGATTCTACTTTTGGGGACCTTGATGACTCCGACTTCGAGACTGTCCATTGTAACGGAATGAGTTTTGCCGCACTCAAAGAAGCACAATGCTGGGTGGCTTTTGAATGCACCAACACGAAACTCACCTCAGAGGCACTGATAGCAGAACTGGTACCTGTAATGAGCCGTGTGAACGGATGCATACTCAGGGCTCCCAACCGTGGTCTTTTCGGGGTCATCGAAGCATGCATACATGCCACCAGATACAAACTCACAGGCGATGAGAAGTACCTCAGGCTGATAAAGGCATATGGGGATATCGTGGAGAAGTGTGGCGGAGATGAAGAGAAAGAAGCTATGGAACTGCTTTACAACTATCTCTGA
- the endA gene encoding tRNA-intron lyase, whose product MIGKLVKDRVKSGKQAINELYNTGYYGRPKGDVLELTLVEAAYLLYKNRLEITLDDRTLGFEEFFTEASRRQQFFELKYIVYKDLRERGYYVQPSVTDFRVYPRGGHPGKSQAKMFVYVRSERVPMLLKDLISQYNAALNVRKQMVLAIVDEESDLTYYEVKKADIKGKMDTSLPDGGTIPATMLEDRVLIWDEKTSHLLHENGFYGKPLDNERLQLSLVESAYLLEQGVIEIKEGSENAIVDLAQFSEMASSIEPDFMLKYSAYVDLRSRGFVPKTGFKFGTHFRVYDEVRSIKKLPHSAYLIHAIPQDHEFFLPVMSRAVRLANSVRKQMLYAVGYSSGVEYVDIGRIKM is encoded by the coding sequence TTGATCGGAAAACTTGTCAAAGATAGGGTTAAGTCGGGTAAACAGGCTATCAATGAGCTGTACAATACCGGCTACTATGGTCGTCCAAAAGGCGATGTTCTTGAACTCACGCTTGTTGAGGCTGCATATCTGCTTTACAAGAACAGGCTTGAGATCACGCTGGATGACAGGACCCTGGGTTTTGAGGAGTTCTTCACAGAAGCATCCAGAAGACAGCAGTTCTTCGAGCTGAAATATATCGTTTACAAGGACCTTCGTGAAAGAGGTTACTACGTCCAGCCTAGTGTGACGGATTTCCGGGTGTATCCGAGGGGAGGTCATCCTGGTAAGAGTCAGGCAAAGATGTTCGTTTACGTGAGGTCCGAGCGTGTACCCATGCTCCTTAAGGACCTTATATCACAGTACAATGCTGCGCTGAACGTTCGCAAGCAGATGGTGCTGGCAATCGTTGACGAGGAAAGCGACCTCACATATTATGAGGTCAAAAAGGCTGATATAAAGGGTAAGATGGATACATCTCTTCCCGATGGTGGTACAATTCCTGCCACCATGCTTGAGGACCGTGTGCTTATCTGGGACGAGAAAACATCACATCTGCTCCATGAGAATGGTTTCTACGGTAAACCTCTTGATAATGAAAGACTGCAGTTGTCCCTTGTGGAATCAGCCTACCTGCTGGAGCAGGGGGTTATAGAGATAAAGGAAGGTTCAGAGAACGCAATTGTCGACCTGGCACAGTTCTCTGAGATGGCTTCATCCATCGAACCGGATTTCATGCTCAAGTACAGTGCATATGTGGACCTTCGCAGCAGGGGCTTCGTTCCAAAGACCGGTTTCAAGTTCGGTACTCATTTCAGGGTATACGATGAGGTCCGCTCCATCAAAAAACTTCCCCACTCTGCATATCTTATCCATGCAATACCACAGGATCATGAGTTCTTCCTTCCTGTGATGTCAAGGGCCGTGAGGCTTGCCAACAGCGTCAGGAAACAGATGCTCTATGCAGTGGGATATTCCAGCGGCGTCGAGTATGTCGATATTGGCAGGATAAAGATGTAG
- a CDS encoding triphosphoribosyl-dephospho-CoA synthase encodes MKDALYTIERGHYPLSSYVARCAQLAMCLEVSAYPKPGNIDRHDDYEDTRYEHFLSSATAVYPVIEEASSSTKGVGRLIRNAVTESVSWQRGGNTHFGAFILLVPLAMACGEIFEEDESFTIQQLIEAAHRMVRDTDTKDSVNFYSCFDAAGVKVNPVDEFDLQDNEAINELNEKNMTLYRLMDIARGYDIIANEWVTGFKRCAECAEIIIDGMNGVLAPKVEADINKVTVYAFLKILSENEDTFISTKTDNDTALYVSGKAKAIVEKIYSSNDNFNTILPMIDELDKELLEKRINPGSTADIVIAGLFISLLAGVRF; translated from the coding sequence ATGAAGGATGCACTTTATACAATAGAAAGAGGGCACTATCCTCTTTCATCCTATGTAGCACGCTGTGCCCAGCTTGCCATGTGCCTGGAAGTATCGGCCTATCCCAAACCGGGGAATATCGACAGGCATGATGACTACGAGGACACACGTTACGAGCATTTTCTCAGCTCGGCCACCGCAGTCTATCCGGTTATAGAGGAAGCATCATCCAGCACAAAAGGTGTTGGCAGGCTCATCAGGAATGCTGTCACTGAAAGTGTGAGCTGGCAAAGGGGTGGGAATACACATTTCGGTGCATTCATCCTGCTAGTCCCGCTTGCAATGGCCTGCGGAGAGATATTCGAGGAAGATGAGAGCTTCACCATCCAGCAGTTGATAGAGGCTGCACACAGGATGGTCAGGGATACTGACACAAAGGATTCAGTGAACTTTTACAGTTGCTTCGATGCAGCGGGTGTGAAGGTCAATCCCGTTGACGAGTTCGACCTTCAGGACAATGAAGCGATCAATGAGCTCAACGAGAAGAATATGACCCTTTACAGACTCATGGATATCGCCAGAGGATACGACATCATAGCCAACGAGTGGGTCACCGGTTTCAAGAGATGTGCAGAATGCGCGGAGATCATAATCGATGGTATGAACGGGGTGCTTGCCCCGAAGGTAGAAGCAGATATCAATAAAGTCACGGTCTATGCTTTCCTCAAGATACTTTCAGAGAATGAGGATACGTTCATCAGCACAAAGACCGATAACGATACCGCATTGTATGTATCCGGGAAGGCAAAGGCAATAGTAGAAAAGATATATAGTAGCAATGATAACTTTAATACTATATTACCTATGATAGATGAACTGGACAAAGAGCTTCTTGAGAAGAGGATCAATCCGGGATCCACGGCTGATATAGTCATCGCCGGCCTGTTCATCTCATTGCTTGCAGGAGTACGATTCTAA